A part of Larkinella insperata genomic DNA contains:
- a CDS encoding FecR family protein, translating to MTPPFQKETLFEHFAGRSTPLQRSLLIEWLKEPAHRELYYQWLEEWERQNWQLVTDEEDDFEKLLAKIDQNAADTRQEVGRNQPLLPRWLYGRFLAVAAVLLVFLMTGLYLGRSRWAYRTLETGYGEIRQERLSDGTLVTLNANSSLTIPRFDFGQGAREVRLRGEAEFNVVRQPDHRRFVVKTDDDFDVEVLGTEFVVYTRANTNRVALQKGRVKINYRSGKQLNLRPGDIVSLDETTGRLKIAKTVRPQQFSEWKHHRYHFDNTPVADVLHLLNDQFGVQVALGDSTLSEQRISGRFRAQTASELIQALETILDLRAIQHGNHIELQPVDTLQ from the coding sequence ATGACTCCCCCATTTCAGAAAGAAACCCTGTTTGAACACTTTGCCGGACGCAGTACCCCCCTGCAACGCAGCCTGCTGATCGAGTGGCTGAAGGAACCCGCCCATCGGGAATTGTATTACCAGTGGCTGGAAGAATGGGAGCGCCAGAACTGGCAGCTGGTCACCGACGAAGAAGATGATTTTGAAAAGCTGCTGGCGAAAATCGACCAGAATGCCGCCGACACCCGCCAGGAGGTCGGGCGGAACCAGCCGCTGTTGCCCCGGTGGCTCTATGGCCGGTTTCTGGCCGTAGCCGCCGTCCTGCTTGTTTTCTTGATGACGGGCCTCTACCTGGGCCGCTCCCGGTGGGCATACCGAACCCTGGAAACCGGCTACGGCGAAATCCGTCAGGAACGCCTGTCGGACGGCACGCTCGTCACCCTGAACGCCAATTCCAGCCTGACCATCCCGCGATTCGACTTCGGGCAAGGTGCGCGGGAAGTCCGGCTGCGGGGAGAAGCCGAATTCAACGTGGTGCGGCAACCCGACCACCGCCGGTTTGTGGTGAAAACCGACGATGACTTTGATGTGGAAGTGCTCGGAACGGAGTTCGTCGTCTACACCCGGGCCAACACCAACCGCGTGGCGCTCCAGAAGGGCCGCGTAAAAATCAACTACCGGTCCGGCAAACAACTCAACCTGCGGCCCGGCGACATTGTCAGCCTGGACGAAACCACCGGCCGCCTTAAAATTGCCAAAACCGTTCGTCCCCAGCAGTTTTCGGAGTGGAAACACCACCGGTATCATTTTGACAACACCCCGGTTGCGGACGTTCTGCACCTGCTGAACGACCAGTTTGGCGTGCAGGTGGCGCTGGGCGACAGCACGCTTTCCGAACAGCGAATTTCGGGGCGCTTCAGGGCACAAACCGCCAGCGAGCTTATCCAGGCCCTGGAAACCATCCTCGACTTGCGGGCTATTCAACACGGCAATCACATCGAACTACAACCCGTAGATACCCTTCAATAA
- a CDS encoding SusC/RagA family TonB-linked outer membrane protein, giving the protein MFHRLRQQYFRALLLGSLLAGISPGRAQSVLLAQGAVQQRGNPSSPQSKQLKDVLNDLSRQYGVDILFAERIVDGIQVESHATPTSQNIEQVLNRLLKPHGLSYRKMKNGSLLIRGSRTSANPPVSFIPQQPGAETPLAALPTSGAIASPTLSSASLSVPVQGRVTASDNGDGLPGVTITIKGTTQGTTTDGSGNFQLTVPGPEAVLVFSFVGYQALEQTVGNQRNFTVQLTPDTKSLNEVVVVGYSTQAKRDVTGSVSTVSAKDLQAVPANNVGQQLQGRVAGVTIGNDGQPGGNVMVRIRGIGSITGGNDPLYIIDGVPTQGGLNQINPNDVETLQVLKDASTASIYGARASNGVVIITTKKGKQGQSKITYDGFYGVQTPTKSPAMLNTQQYADVVWQNYRNIGNVSSTTGNPVDATFGDGAQPRIPDYLLLQGGAMEGDPRVAPANYTNNPKDPQYGISKFMFARANQTGTDWWNTVMQTAPMQSHNLSVTGGNAQNRYAISGSYYSQDGIVKFTSFKRYSLRANTEFTVKKNIRVGENLQFAYTDQVAGIIRDENSAVLAYQMPPFMPIYDVGGNFAGGRSWIDHPYTRLYRNKDNHGYTSRVFGNVYAEVDLIKDLTLRSSLGVDNSNWNLSNFAPAAPESFLLAQNAQLQVSSNYNLNVTWTNTLAYKKRLGDFHNLSAFVGTEAVRNKYRDFSTSKANFAFENPDFQYLNAGSTVLSSSGSGSDTRLFSVFGKVDYAFKERFLLSATLRRDASSRFAPSYRWGTFPAFSAGWRLSEESFLKGVSAIDDLKLRAGWGQTGNQEINPYNQYTTYGSNLNSSSYPINGSNTTVVPGFEVAAQGNPTAQWEAQTMTNIGLDVTLFKGKLDLTLDAYNRQSSKLLLEIPSPATDGQNRRPAVNIGGIRNRGIDALVNYHGSAVNNELKFDIGLNWSTYRNVVTDLYGGSESFITGFATRQPSFTRTQVGHPISSFYGFVIDGIFQSQEEADAHPTQGGDRALYNKPGRFKFRDVNGDGAIDDNDQTYIGSPHPKFTYGLNLSAHYKGFDLALFLQGVSGNDLYNYQKWRTDFQNFTGNRSVRILDSWTPENRGAVLPQINSLAAGYESQASTYFIEKGSYLRGKSLQIGYTLPAALVNKVKVDRLRVYLQGTNFFTITNYSGLDPEVNLANYGGGADRDIGVDRGIYPLARTYTLGLSLTF; this is encoded by the coding sequence ATGTTTCATAGATTACGCCAACAGTACTTCAGAGCCCTGTTGCTGGGGTCTCTTTTGGCCGGAATTTCGCCGGGCCGGGCGCAGTCGGTGCTTCTGGCGCAGGGTGCCGTCCAGCAGCGGGGCAATCCATCCAGCCCGCAAAGCAAACAATTGAAAGACGTTCTGAACGATCTCAGCCGCCAGTACGGTGTTGATATCCTGTTCGCGGAACGAATTGTGGACGGTATTCAGGTGGAGAGCCACGCAACCCCGACCAGCCAGAACATCGAACAGGTGCTGAACCGGCTGCTGAAACCGCACGGGCTAAGTTACCGGAAAATGAAAAACGGCTCCCTGCTGATCCGGGGCAGCCGCACCAGCGCCAATCCGCCGGTTTCGTTTATCCCGCAGCAACCCGGTGCTGAAACCCCGCTCGCTGCGCTCCCCACCTCGGGTGCCATTGCCTCGCCCACGCTTTCGAGCGCCAGCCTGAGCGTTCCGGTGCAGGGTCGGGTGACCGCTTCCGACAACGGCGACGGCCTGCCCGGGGTGACGATTACGATCAAGGGCACGACGCAGGGCACCACCACCGACGGCAGCGGCAACTTTCAGCTGACCGTTCCGGGGCCGGAAGCCGTGCTGGTTTTTTCGTTCGTGGGGTATCAGGCTCTGGAGCAGACCGTGGGCAACCAACGGAATTTTACCGTTCAACTGACGCCCGACACCAAGAGCCTGAATGAAGTCGTCGTGGTGGGGTACTCGACGCAGGCCAAGCGGGACGTGACGGGTTCGGTCTCGACGGTTTCGGCGAAAGATTTGCAGGCCGTCCCCGCCAACAACGTGGGGCAGCAGTTGCAGGGCCGGGTGGCCGGGGTCACCATCGGAAACGACGGGCAGCCGGGCGGCAACGTCATGGTCCGGATTCGGGGAATTGGCTCCATCACCGGCGGCAACGATCCGCTCTACATTATCGACGGTGTTCCGACGCAGGGCGGATTGAACCAGATCAACCCCAACGACGTGGAAACGCTTCAGGTGCTCAAGGATGCCTCCACGGCGTCGATCTACGGCGCCCGGGCCAGCAACGGCGTCGTGATTATTACCACCAAAAAGGGAAAACAGGGCCAGTCAAAAATCACCTACGATGGCTTTTACGGCGTGCAAACGCCCACCAAAAGCCCCGCCATGCTCAACACGCAGCAGTATGCGGACGTGGTCTGGCAGAATTACCGCAACATCGGCAACGTAAGCTCTACAACCGGCAACCCGGTGGATGCCACGTTCGGCGACGGTGCCCAGCCCCGGATTCCGGACTATTTGTTGTTGCAGGGTGGAGCGATGGAAGGCGACCCGCGCGTAGCCCCCGCCAATTACACCAACAACCCGAAAGATCCGCAGTACGGTATTTCCAAATTCATGTTTGCCCGGGCCAACCAAACCGGCACCGACTGGTGGAATACCGTCATGCAGACCGCTCCGATGCAAAGTCATAATCTCTCGGTTACCGGCGGCAACGCCCAGAACCGGTACGCCATTTCGGGTAGCTATTATTCGCAGGACGGGATTGTGAAATTCACGAGCTTCAAACGGTATTCGCTGCGGGCCAACACCGAATTTACGGTCAAGAAAAACATCCGCGTGGGCGAAAACCTCCAGTTTGCCTACACGGACCAGGTGGCCGGTATCATCCGGGACGAAAACAGCGCGGTGCTGGCCTATCAGATGCCGCCGTTCATGCCGATCTACGACGTAGGTGGCAACTTCGCCGGGGGCCGCTCCTGGATAGATCACCCCTACACGCGCCTGTACCGCAACAAAGACAACCATGGCTATACCTCGCGGGTGTTCGGGAACGTCTACGCGGAAGTGGATCTGATCAAAGACCTGACCCTGCGCAGCAGCCTTGGCGTCGACAACAGCAACTGGAACCTGTCGAATTTTGCCCCGGCGGCTCCCGAATCGTTTCTGCTGGCCCAGAACGCCCAGTTGCAGGTTTCGTCCAACTACAACCTGAACGTAACCTGGACCAACACGCTGGCCTACAAGAAACGGCTCGGTGACTTCCACAACCTGTCCGCTTTTGTGGGCACGGAAGCCGTCCGCAACAAATACCGGGATTTTTCGACCTCCAAGGCCAACTTCGCCTTCGAAAATCCTGATTTTCAGTACCTGAATGCCGGTTCAACGGTCTTGAGTTCGTCAGGGTCCGGATCGGATACGCGGTTGTTTTCGGTGTTCGGCAAAGTGGATTATGCCTTTAAAGAGCGGTTTTTACTCTCAGCCACCCTGCGCCGGGATGCTTCCTCGCGGTTTGCTCCGTCCTACCGCTGGGGCACCTTCCCGGCTTTCAGCGCCGGTTGGCGGCTCTCGGAAGAATCGTTCCTGAAAGGCGTTTCAGCCATCGACGACTTGAAGCTGCGGGCGGGCTGGGGACAGACCGGCAACCAGGAAATCAACCCGTATAACCAGTACACTACTTACGGCTCCAACCTCAATTCCTCCTCCTACCCCATCAACGGCTCCAACACAACGGTGGTACCCGGTTTTGAAGTAGCCGCCCAGGGCAACCCCACGGCGCAGTGGGAAGCCCAGACCATGACCAACATCGGACTGGACGTAACCCTGTTCAAAGGCAAGCTGGACCTAACGCTCGATGCCTACAACCGCCAGTCGTCCAAGCTGTTGCTGGAAATCCCGAGCCCGGCCACCGATGGACAGAACCGTCGGCCCGCCGTAAACATCGGCGGTATCCGCAACCGCGGAATCGACGCGCTGGTGAATTACCACGGCTCGGCAGTCAACAACGAACTAAAGTTTGATATCGGCCTGAACTGGTCTACCTACCGCAACGTGGTGACGGATTTGTACGGTGGTTCCGAATCGTTCATTACCGGTTTCGCCACCCGGCAGCCTTCGTTTACCCGCACGCAGGTTGGCCATCCGATTTCCTCGTTCTACGGCTTTGTGATCGACGGTATTTTCCAGTCGCAGGAAGAAGCCGACGCCCACCCCACGCAGGGCGGTGACCGGGCGCTGTACAACAAACCCGGCCGCTTCAAGTTCCGCGACGTGAACGGCGACGGGGCCATTGACGACAACGACCAGACCTATATCGGCAGCCCCCATCCCAAATTCACGTACGGCCTGAACCTGAGCGCCCACTACAAAGGCTTCGATCTGGCCCTGTTCCTCCAGGGCGTATCGGGCAACGACCTGTACAACTACCAGAAGTGGCGGACGGATTTCCAGAACTTCACCGGCAACCGCAGCGTGCGGATTCTGGATAGCTGGACGCCCGAAAACCGGGGGGCCGTCTTACCGCAGATCAACTCGCTGGCGGCCGGTTACGAGTCGCAGGCTTCCACCTACTTCATTGAGAAAGGATCGTATTTGCGGGGCAAAAGCCTTCAGATTGGCTACACCCTGCCAGCCGCGCTGGTGAACAAAGTGAAAGTTGACCGGCTGCGGGTGTACCTGCAAGGCACCAACTTCTTTACCATCACGAACTATTCCGGCCTTGACCCGGAAGTAAACCTGGCCAACTACGGGGGAGGTGCCGACCGCGACATCGGTGTTGACCGGGGAATTTATCCGCTGGCCCGTACCTACACGCTGGGGCTGAGTCTCACTTTCTAA
- a CDS encoding RagB/SusD family nutrient uptake outer membrane protein, whose translation MKLRLYILTGLLIAGAGACTDSFYQTPPLGVASESQLLTRDGINSLLVGAYSLLDGVGASPDGWLGRNEGRASAATNWLIGDVASDDAYKGSTQTDLADANAFERNNVLPSNNFVPDKWIALYDGVSRSNDVLRAVAKTPDLDEATATRFRAEARFLRGFYLFELRKIYYRVPLIDETMFDTKVPNDKEAWPFIEADFQFAQENLPATQTDVGRGNSWAAKAFLAKTYLFQNKFTEAKPLLEDLIANGVTPNGLKYGLNDCYYDNFQISTKNSKESVFAVQSSVNDGSGSSANANYGEHLNFPLVGPGECCGFFQPTQNLVNSFKTDANGLPLLDTFNQSDLKNDDGLLSTDAFTPDETTPLDPRLDHTVGRRGIAYLNWGLHGGDNWTNPAGDAGPYSPKKRSYRKEERGTLSTTVGWAMGPNANNYAIIRFADILLWAAECEVEVGSLAKAQEYVNLVRNRAKNCVVKKLDASGNETSQPAANYQIKPYTAAWTSKEVARKAVRFERRLELAMEGHRFYDLVRWGIADTVLNAYFTAEKTKRPYLNGASFTKGKSEYLPIPLTEIVNSSVGGQNTLVQNPGY comes from the coding sequence ATGAAACTACGACTTTATATCCTGACCGGCCTGCTCATTGCCGGGGCCGGAGCCTGTACCGATTCGTTTTACCAAACTCCACCGCTGGGGGTCGCCAGCGAATCTCAATTACTCACCCGCGATGGCATCAACTCCCTGCTGGTCGGCGCGTACTCACTGCTCGACGGCGTGGGGGCTAGCCCCGACGGCTGGCTGGGACGCAACGAAGGCCGGGCTTCGGCGGCCACCAACTGGCTGATCGGCGACGTAGCTTCCGACGATGCCTACAAAGGCAGCACCCAGACCGACCTGGCCGATGCCAACGCCTTCGAGCGCAACAACGTGCTGCCTTCCAACAACTTCGTGCCGGATAAGTGGATTGCCCTCTACGACGGTGTTTCGCGGAGCAACGACGTGTTGCGGGCCGTAGCCAAAACGCCCGATCTGGACGAAGCCACGGCCACCCGTTTCCGGGCCGAAGCCCGGTTTCTCCGGGGTTTCTACCTGTTCGAACTGCGCAAGATTTATTACCGCGTGCCCCTCATCGACGAAACGATGTTTGACACCAAGGTGCCCAACGACAAGGAAGCCTGGCCGTTCATCGAAGCCGATTTTCAGTTTGCGCAGGAAAATCTGCCCGCTACGCAGACGGATGTAGGCCGGGGCAATTCCTGGGCGGCCAAAGCTTTTCTGGCCAAAACGTATCTGTTTCAAAACAAATTTACCGAAGCCAAGCCCTTGCTGGAAGACCTGATTGCCAACGGCGTAACACCGAACGGGCTTAAATACGGTTTGAACGATTGCTACTACGACAATTTTCAGATTTCGACCAAAAACAGCAAGGAGTCCGTGTTCGCCGTGCAGTCGTCGGTCAACGACGGCAGCGGGTCGAGCGCCAACGCCAACTACGGCGAGCACCTGAACTTCCCGCTCGTGGGGCCGGGCGAGTGCTGCGGTTTTTTTCAACCCACCCAGAACCTCGTCAATTCGTTTAAAACCGACGCCAACGGCTTGCCGCTGCTGGATACCTTCAACCAGTCGGATCTGAAAAACGATGACGGGTTGCTGTCGACCGATGCGTTTACACCCGACGAAACCACGCCCCTCGATCCGCGTCTGGACCACACGGTGGGGCGCCGGGGCATTGCCTACCTGAATTGGGGCCTGCACGGGGGCGACAACTGGACCAACCCGGCGGGCGATGCCGGGCCGTATTCCCCCAAAAAGCGATCATATCGCAAGGAAGAACGCGGCACGCTCTCGACCACCGTGGGCTGGGCGATGGGGCCAAACGCCAACAACTACGCCATCATCCGGTTTGCCGACATTCTGCTCTGGGCCGCCGAGTGCGAAGTGGAAGTGGGGAGTCTGGCCAAGGCACAGGAGTATGTCAACCTGGTGCGCAACCGGGCCAAAAACTGCGTCGTAAAGAAACTGGACGCCAGCGGCAACGAAACCAGCCAGCCCGCGGCCAACTACCAGATCAAACCGTATACGGCGGCTTGGACTTCCAAAGAAGTGGCCCGGAAAGCTGTGCGCTTTGAACGGCGGCTGGAACTGGCGATGGAAGGCCACCGGTTTTATGATCTGGTGCGCTGGGGCATCGCCGATACGGTTCTGAATGCCTATTTTACCGCCGAAAAAACCAAACGGCCCTACCTGAACGGAGCTTCGTTTACGAAAGGCAAGAGCGAATACCTGCCCATTCCGCTGACCGAAATTGTCAACAGTTCCGTCGGCGGGCAAAATACCCTGGTTCAAAATCCGGGTTATTAA
- a CDS encoding GH32 C-terminal domain-containing protein — protein sequence MIKVAGLTVLLSLMALDGLPQTKPGGDRTRLPKPWSDAEVVWHLADETDATGGHPLLKTQGEGVKMGVPLSGDERAASRKRGGDGTVATFDGSSWLALESTPGGKPFPEPDALTVFTRVKATKTGGLFHSNLFSLVVHESGLAVAILGVADADGAMYREIPLSPLTLNTWHDVAVRYRAGFLDFIVDGQLLNHVSVPGKPQAILTGPTVLGGWRIDNPPVSSFPKPVIAFLFQRLFTGLMDHAAVWNRALTDAELARLSGVSALAGPGPVSEAQRCLADYHAFFTASRQKDTVACEKLGFAMRRFMARDPRRPTYHLTAPMDAILDPAGAFYYKGQYHIFSYRNLVSLLACNPLAHYVSDDLIHWKDRPIALWPDSDLDVNGIWLANLFFDDQRQLSTIYTALGKEGKYGVLARSHDDLLSFTDKQAVMTDQVHHDGHTWKDGNTWYSLTTRQHWGERPGDLGDAIVLLSSPDLVNWTERGTIFDARKHPAPRSDQQRQGFTEYPYLLPFGDKHVLITGTRPVQYWVGRFDQSKPAFVPDDPTGKLLDYLNPFHCFNPLAIDHKGPGGTERRIIQAMHLYTSGQVDGILWYGAHVLPRILTREGDHLHQEPVPEVAVLRGKHDQRKNVLIRPGATDLLAGIEGDALEIIAEFDPGTATRFGLKVRTAAGGRGGTTVFYDVSKDQFGAADNLKIPAPYPELGQGPAYLKKGQRVQMRLFLDRSMLEIFVNGQTGSGIFNNDVKGTGLDLFSEGGAATLTALDVWELKPAWPLTN from the coding sequence ATGATAAAAGTAGCTGGTCTGACGGTTTTGCTGAGCCTGATGGCGCTGGACGGCCTTCCGCAAACGAAGCCGGGCGGTGACCGGACCCGGTTGCCGAAGCCGTGGTCAGACGCGGAGGTGGTCTGGCACCTGGCCGACGAAACGGATGCAACCGGCGGGCACCCGCTCCTGAAAACTCAGGGTGAGGGCGTCAAAATGGGCGTGCCCCTATCCGGCGACGAGCGGGCGGCTTCCCGGAAACGAGGTGGTGACGGGACCGTGGCGACATTCGACGGCAGCAGTTGGCTGGCGCTGGAGTCAACACCCGGCGGCAAACCGTTTCCGGAACCGGACGCCCTGACGGTGTTCACCCGCGTGAAAGCCACCAAAACGGGCGGACTGTTCCATTCAAACCTGTTTTCGCTGGTTGTTCACGAAAGCGGGCTGGCGGTCGCGATTCTGGGGGTGGCGGATGCCGATGGGGCTATGTACCGCGAAATCCCGCTTTCTCCGCTGACCCTGAATACCTGGCACGATGTGGCCGTTCGCTACCGGGCTGGCTTCCTGGATTTTATAGTGGATGGCCAATTGCTGAACCACGTTTCTGTACCGGGCAAGCCGCAGGCCATTCTGACGGGGCCGACGGTATTGGGCGGCTGGCGGATCGACAACCCGCCCGTTTCGAGTTTTCCCAAACCGGTGATTGCCTTTCTATTCCAGCGGCTTTTCACCGGCCTGATGGACCACGCAGCCGTTTGGAACCGCGCTCTGACCGATGCCGAACTGGCCCGGTTGTCCGGCGTTTCGGCGCTGGCGGGACCGGGGCCGGTTTCCGAGGCCCAGCGCTGTCTGGCCGACTACCACGCATTTTTTACGGCTTCCCGCCAGAAAGATACCGTTGCCTGCGAAAAGCTGGGGTTCGCTATGCGCCGGTTCATGGCCCGCGACCCCAGGCGCCCCACCTACCACCTGACGGCGCCGATGGACGCCATTCTTGACCCGGCGGGGGCGTTTTACTACAAGGGGCAGTACCACATTTTCAGTTACCGCAACCTCGTATCGCTGCTAGCCTGTAATCCGCTGGCCCACTACGTCAGCGACGATTTGATTCACTGGAAAGACCGCCCCATTGCGCTCTGGCCCGACTCCGACCTGGACGTCAACGGCATCTGGCTGGCGAACCTGTTTTTCGACGATCAACGGCAGCTCAGCACCATCTACACGGCGCTCGGCAAGGAAGGGAAATACGGGGTGCTGGCCCGCAGCCACGACGATCTGCTTTCGTTTACCGATAAGCAGGCCGTCATGACGGACCAGGTGCACCACGACGGTCACACCTGGAAAGACGGCAACACCTGGTATTCGCTCACCACGCGCCAGCATTGGGGAGAACGCCCCGGCGACCTGGGCGACGCCATCGTTCTGCTGTCTTCGCCCGATCTGGTCAACTGGACCGAACGGGGCACGATTTTCGACGCCCGCAAGCATCCCGCACCGCGCAGCGATCAGCAGCGGCAGGGCTTTACGGAATACCCGTACCTGCTGCCCTTCGGCGATAAACACGTGTTGATCACCGGAACGCGGCCCGTGCAGTATTGGGTTGGACGGTTCGACCAATCAAAACCCGCTTTCGTTCCGGACGACCCGACCGGCAAACTGCTGGACTACCTCAACCCGTTTCACTGCTTCAATCCGTTGGCCATTGACCACAAAGGCCCGGGCGGAACCGAGCGCCGGATCATTCAGGCCATGCACCTGTACACTTCGGGGCAGGTGGACGGTATTCTCTGGTACGGCGCGCACGTACTGCCCCGGATTCTGACGCGGGAGGGCGACCATCTCCATCAGGAACCAGTGCCGGAAGTAGCGGTTCTGCGGGGTAAACATGACCAGCGGAAGAACGTCCTCATTCGGCCCGGCGCGACCGATTTACTGGCCGGTATCGAGGGCGATGCGCTGGAGATTATCGCGGAATTTGATCCCGGAACGGCCACCCGGTTTGGCCTGAAGGTTCGGACGGCAGCGGGCGGGCGGGGCGGCACAACGGTTTTTTACGATGTTTCGAAAGACCAGTTTGGGGCGGCGGACAACCTGAAAATACCGGCTCCCTATCCAGAGTTGGGGCAGGGGCCGGCCTATCTCAAAAAAGGGCAGCGCGTGCAGATGCGGCTGTTTCTGGACCGCTCCATGCTCGAAATTTTTGTGAACGGCCAAACCGGTAGCGGTATTTTCAACAACGATGTCAAAGGCACGGGGCTGGATTTATTCAGCGAAGGAGGAGCCGCCACCTTAACCGCGCTGGACGTGTGGGAATTGAAACCCGCCTGGCCTCTGACGAACTAA
- a CDS encoding nucleoside hydrolase — translation MKVIFDCDLGDDIDDAYALALLCASPELEVLGITTCYGRTDDRAQLACQLLYDWGLDSIPVAVGRDTRQTDERANWYADQFQYAKGFTRKKPIRQPAVDFIREQLRRYPGEVTVISVGPVPNMADLVKRDPGALKLAKRVVAMFGSFSIGYNGSPTIDTEWNVKADVAASKTFVSSGVPITYAGLDVTTFVKADAAFRQKLLMRQSPLTSSLCGLQTLWDYNRDPVLYDAVAVGMVLWPDLFKTQPAHVTVDDKGYTRLNPQQPASGEVAVYVNTPKFLERLMRVYMNQNLRRF, via the coding sequence ATGAAAGTTATTTTTGACTGCGACCTTGGCGATGACATTGATGATGCTTATGCCCTGGCCTTGCTGTGTGCCAGCCCCGAACTGGAAGTGCTGGGAATCACCACCTGCTACGGCCGAACCGACGACCGGGCGCAACTGGCCTGCCAACTGCTGTACGACTGGGGACTGGACAGCATTCCGGTGGCCGTCGGACGCGATACCCGGCAGACCGACGAGCGGGCGAACTGGTACGCCGATCAGTTTCAGTACGCGAAAGGATTCACCCGAAAAAAGCCCATCCGTCAGCCCGCCGTGGATTTTATCCGCGAACAACTGCGCCGGTACCCGGGCGAGGTCACGGTTATTTCCGTCGGCCCCGTTCCGAACATGGCTGATCTGGTCAAACGCGACCCCGGCGCGCTGAAGCTGGCGAAGCGCGTGGTGGCCATGTTTGGCTCTTTTTCCATTGGTTACAACGGCTCGCCCACCATCGACACCGAGTGGAATGTAAAAGCGGATGTGGCCGCTTCCAAGACGTTTGTCAGCAGCGGAGTTCCGATCACGTACGCCGGGTTAGACGTCACCACGTTTGTGAAGGCCGATGCGGCTTTTCGGCAGAAGCTGCTGATGCGCCAGAGCCCGCTGACCAGTTCGCTGTGTGGACTGCAAACGCTGTGGGACTACAACCGCGATCCGGTGCTGTACGATGCCGTGGCGGTGGGCATGGTGCTCTGGCCCGACTTGTTCAAGACCCAACCCGCCCACGTCACGGTGGATGATAAGGGCTACACGAGGCTCAATCCGCAGCAACCAGCCAGCGGGGAGGTGGCGGTTTACGTAAATACCCCCAAATTTCTGGAACGGCTGATGCGGGTGTATATGAACCAGAACCTGCGAAGATTTTAA